In Sphingobacteriaceae bacterium, the following proteins share a genomic window:
- a CDS encoding 2-aminomuconate deaminase, which translates to MENSSKIESSKAPEPVGLYPHARRVGNLLFLSGVGPRERGSKKIPGVELDEKGQIVSYDIAQQCHSVFRNIRYILEDAGSSWDKIVDVTVFLTNMKDDFPIYNKIWAEYFKENPPCRTTIEIIKLPTPIAIELKVLATVE; encoded by the coding sequence ATGGAAAATTCATCGAAAATAGAATCGTCTAAAGCCCCGGAACCAGTGGGCTTATACCCACATGCGAGACGCGTTGGAAATTTATTATTTTTAAGTGGGGTAGGTCCGCGAGAACGTGGTTCAAAAAAAATTCCCGGTGTTGAACTAGATGAAAAAGGACAAATTGTTAGCTACGATATTGCTCAACAATGTCACAGTGTTTTTCGCAACATCCGTTATATTCTTGAAGACGCCGGAAGCAGCTGGGATAAAATTGTGGACGTCACTGTTTTTTTGACAAACATGAAAGATGATTTTCCTATTTACAATAAGATTTGGGCAGAATATTTTAAAGAAAATCCACCCTGCCGTACAACTATCGAAATAATTAAATTGCCTACCCCGATTGCCATAGAATTAAAAGTTTTGGCAACAGTCGAGTAG
- a CDS encoding aminotransferase — MNRRNFLLTSAGTLSALEMFSTLDKNFSTHLEKHLSILENQSFDASIENEDFWGWVRSSYTISANLINLNNGGVSPQPKVVQEAHIRNYQLSNEAPSYYMWRILDQQREGLRNKLANLCEVLPDEIAINRNATEGLNSIIFGLNLKEGDEVVLSTFDYPNMMNAWKQREKRDKIKLVWVTIPQPTEDDATIIKLYENAITSQTKIVHITHLINWTGNIVPCKAIADMAHKKGCEVIVDGAHSFAHFDFKIEDTGADYFATSLHKWLGAPFGSGLMYIRKTKIKNIWALLSSAEPDGDDIRKFENLGTRSFASEMAIGTAIDFHNIIGAKRKEARLRYLKDYWTEKVTKLPKVKIATSLKPQYSCAIANVGFEGWQAQQIEGNLFDHYKIHTVSIIHEKVNGIRVTPNVYTNIEDLDFLVQGLKDISQTVAPQVK; from the coding sequence ATGAATAGACGCAACTTTCTACTCACATCTGCAGGCACGCTCAGCGCGCTTGAAATGTTTTCGACACTCGATAAAAATTTTTCAACGCATCTTGAAAAGCACTTATCAATACTCGAAAATCAGAGCTTTGATGCATCCATCGAAAATGAAGATTTCTGGGGATGGGTAAGATCAAGTTACACCATATCGGCAAATTTAATTAACCTGAACAACGGCGGTGTGAGTCCACAACCTAAAGTGGTTCAGGAAGCACACATTCGCAATTATCAACTTTCAAACGAGGCCCCCTCGTATTACATGTGGCGAATTCTCGATCAGCAAAGAGAGGGTTTACGGAACAAGCTGGCAAATCTTTGCGAGGTTTTACCAGATGAAATTGCTATTAACAGGAACGCTACGGAAGGCTTAAACAGTATTATCTTTGGATTAAATTTAAAAGAAGGGGACGAAGTTGTGTTAAGCACTTTTGATTATCCCAACATGATGAATGCATGGAAACAAAGGGAAAAGCGAGATAAAATAAAACTGGTTTGGGTTACCATTCCTCAACCAACGGAAGACGACGCTACTATTATCAAATTGTATGAGAATGCCATTACTTCTCAAACAAAAATAGTTCATATTACACACCTCATTAACTGGACCGGTAACATTGTGCCTTGCAAAGCCATTGCCGACATGGCTCACAAAAAAGGCTGCGAAGTAATAGTTGATGGAGCACATTCTTTTGCACATTTCGATTTTAAAATCGAAGATACCGGCGCTGACTATTTTGCTACATCCTTGCATAAATGGCTTGGCGCGCCTTTTGGCAGTGGGCTAATGTATATACGCAAAACAAAAATCAAAAATATATGGGCTTTGTTATCAAGCGCGGAACCAGACGGTGATGATATTAGAAAATTTGAGAACCTTGGAACGCGTTCGTTTGCTTCAGAAATGGCTATTGGAACAGCTATAGATTTTCATAATATTATAGGTGCCAAAAGAAAAGAAGCCCGTTTAAGATATCTGAAAGATTACTGGACAGAAAAAGTCACCAAATTACCTAAAGTAAAGATTGCAACCTCTTTAAAACCGCAATACTCCTGTGCTATTGCTAATGTTGGTTTCGAAGGCTGGCAAGCGCAGCAGATTGAAGGAAATTTATTTGATCATTACAAAATTCACACCGTGTCTATCATTCATGAGAAAGTAAATGGCATTCGCGTAACACCCAATGTTTACACAAATATTGAAGATCTGGATTTTCTCGTGCAAGGTTTAAAAGACATTTCACAAACTGTTGCTCCCCAGGTAAAATAA
- a CDS encoding phosphatase PAP2 family protein gives MIDSLKMLDRHLLLKINSLHTPLLDTFMWYMSESWHTYFLVAIVAYAVYRKSTPRRMLEFLLGCAIVVACADLSTNLIKHSVKRYRPSHNLEIKSDIHSVRDYKGGEYGFYSSHSANTFGLVAYIFFFINWIQRRYKLLLFFYPALVAYSRMYLGVHYPSDVFTGMLAGLFFGILIYKFMNSYFFKNDGQKA, from the coding sequence ATGATTGATTCTCTTAAAATGCTTGACAGGCATTTGCTGCTGAAAATAAATTCCCTTCACACACCTTTGTTAGACACATTCATGTGGTACATGAGTGAATCGTGGCATACTTATTTTTTGGTAGCCATTGTTGCTTATGCCGTTTACAGAAAATCAACTCCAAGAAGAATGCTTGAGTTTCTTTTAGGCTGTGCCATTGTTGTTGCCTGCGCTGATCTTTCTACTAACCTCATCAAGCATAGTGTAAAACGGTATCGTCCCAGTCACAACCTTGAAATTAAATCTGACATTCACTCAGTGCGCGATTATAAAGGTGGTGAATATGGTTTTTACTCCAGCCATTCTGCGAACACTTTCGGGCTGGTGGCGTATATTTTCTTTTTCATCAATTGGATCCAACGACGTTATAAACTGCTCTTATTTTTTTATCCGGCCCTTGTTGCATACAGCCGGATGTATCTCGGCGTGCATTATCCCAGTGATGTCTTTACCGGCATGCTGGCGGGATTATTTTTCGGAATACTGATTTACAAATTCATGAACTCTTATTTTTTTAAAAACGATGGGCAAAAAGCTTAG
- a CDS encoding NAD(P)-dependent oxidoreductase has protein sequence MLVFITGATSGIGKSTAEIFAKNGYDLIITGRRQERLTEFKSELESAYKIKVTDLCFDIRISEEVENAINALSAENKNIDILVNNAGLAAGLSSIQEGSLSHWERMIDTNIKGLLYATKAISNLMIKNKKGHIINIGSVAGKEVYANGNVYCATKHAVDALNKGMRIDLLPHNIKVTAVNPGMVETEFSVVRFDGDEERAKKVYMGMEPLKPEDIAETIFWIASRPAHVNINDILIMPTMQASATNVIRK, from the coding sequence ATGTTAGTTTTTATTACAGGAGCAACGTCGGGAATCGGAAAAAGTACTGCAGAAATTTTTGCAAAAAACGGGTATGACCTCATTATAACAGGCAGAAGACAAGAACGTTTAACAGAATTTAAATCAGAGCTTGAAAGTGCTTATAAAATAAAAGTCACAGATCTTTGTTTTGATATTCGTATTTCTGAAGAAGTAGAAAACGCCATAAATGCTTTGTCGGCAGAAAACAAAAACATTGATATACTGGTTAACAATGCCGGCCTCGCTGCAGGACTATCTTCTATCCAGGAAGGATCTCTTTCACATTGGGAAAGGATGATTGACACAAATATCAAGGGTCTTCTGTATGCAACAAAAGCAATTTCAAATCTTATGATCAAAAATAAAAAAGGTCATATTATAAATATAGGGTCTGTTGCAGGTAAAGAAGTGTATGCTAACGGCAACGTATATTGCGCAACAAAACATGCTGTAGACGCGCTTAACAAGGGCATGCGTATTGATCTTCTTCCTCATAACATAAAGGTAACCGCGGTAAATCCCGGTATGGTAGAAACGGAATTTAGCGTGGTGCGTTTTGACGGTGATGAAGAGCGTGCTAAAAAAGTTTACATGGGCATGGAACCTCTGAAACCTGAAGATATTGCAGAAACTATTTTCTGGATTGCTTCCCGCCCAGCACACGTTAACATCAACGATATACTCATCATGCCAACCATGCAAGCCAGTGCAACGAATGTAATCCGCAAGTAA
- a CDS encoding amino acid transporter, with the protein MSLFRKKSIESILKRREEDENSHGSLAKHLGVKDLTAFGIAAIIGAGIFSTIGKASADGGPGVIFLFIFTALACSFAAFAYAEFASLIPVSGSAYTYSYVAFGELFAWIIGWALIMEYAIGNVTVAISWSDYFSSLVNNVFHLHISDWLCLDYFTAKQNFKLASELLTQGQTLSAIAANPDTAGLLEGYTAFKTAPVLFGTPIVFDFPALLINVLITMLVYRGIKESRNASNIMVLIKIAVVLVVIFVGAFYVDTKNWNPFMPNGIGGLLKGISAVFFAYIGFDAISTTAEECRNPQKDLPRGILYSIVICTVLYVAIALVITGMVNYSELKVGDPLAYVFEKIQNLHWLSGVIAISAVIAMASVMLVFQLGQPRIWMSMSRDGLLPPAFSKIHPKYKTPSFSTIITGLLVAVPIFFVDMNMVTDICSAGTLFAFCLVCGGVLKLRMDPNAPPSKFKTPYVNSKYIVPVLFLLMLVFILKDKESIDSYLGFSGAEDFFTKIPLYFFFLGFGIFSVMAFKYNFSLIPSLGLLSCFYMLSQLGHKNWLYFGIWLIIGLIIYFVYGRRHSKLEPSNT; encoded by the coding sequence ATGAGCCTTTTCAGAAAAAAATCAATTGAGTCTATTTTAAAAAGACGCGAAGAAGACGAAAATTCTCATGGCTCATTAGCAAAACATCTTGGGGTAAAAGATCTTACCGCATTTGGTATAGCTGCAATCATTGGCGCCGGAATTTTTTCAACTATTGGAAAGGCCAGTGCGGATGGCGGCCCTGGGGTAATCTTCCTTTTTATTTTTACGGCGCTCGCCTGTAGCTTTGCAGCTTTTGCTTATGCAGAATTTGCTTCTCTTATTCCCGTGAGCGGAAGTGCATATACTTATAGTTATGTTGCCTTTGGAGAATTATTCGCCTGGATCATAGGTTGGGCGCTGATTATGGAATATGCAATAGGCAATGTAACTGTTGCAATTTCCTGGAGTGATTACTTTAGTTCGCTCGTTAATAACGTTTTTCACCTCCATATCAGCGATTGGTTATGTTTGGATTATTTTACAGCCAAACAAAATTTTAAACTAGCCTCTGAACTTTTAACTCAAGGGCAAACTTTAAGCGCTATTGCTGCGAATCCTGATACAGCAGGACTGCTGGAAGGCTATACTGCTTTTAAAACCGCCCCGGTTCTTTTCGGCACACCCATAGTTTTCGATTTCCCCGCTTTACTTATCAATGTTTTAATAACCATGTTGGTTTACAGAGGTATTAAAGAAAGTCGTAATGCCAGCAACATTATGGTGCTCATAAAAATTGCTGTAGTGCTGGTGGTTATTTTTGTTGGTGCATTTTATGTTGACACAAAAAACTGGAATCCTTTTATGCCAAACGGTATTGGCGGATTATTAAAAGGAATTAGTGCTGTATTTTTCGCCTATATTGGGTTTGATGCCATTTCTACCACAGCAGAAGAATGCAGGAATCCCCAAAAAGATTTACCGCGTGGAATTTTATATTCCATAGTAATCTGCACGGTGCTTTATGTTGCCATTGCGCTTGTTATAACCGGCATGGTAAATTATTCGGAATTAAAAGTGGGCGATCCATTAGCTTATGTGTTTGAAAAAATACAAAATCTGCACTGGTTAAGCGGGGTTATAGCTATCAGTGCTGTAATTGCTATGGCGAGTGTAATGTTGGTCTTTCAACTCGGTCAACCCCGTATTTGGATGAGCATGAGTCGAGACGGCTTGTTACCTCCGGCTTTCTCCAAAATTCATCCTAAATATAAAACACCTTCATTCTCTACAATAATCACCGGCTTGTTAGTGGCTGTCCCTATTTTTTTTGTGGACATGAATATGGTGACCGACATTTGTTCAGCGGGCACACTTTTTGCTTTCTGCCTGGTATGTGGAGGTGTACTTAAGCTTAGAATGGATCCGAATGCGCCGCCATCGAAATTTAAAACCCCATATGTGAATTCGAAATACATAGTTCCTGTTTTATTCCTTCTTATGCTGGTATTTATCCTGAAAGATAAAGAGAGCATAGATTCCTACCTTGGGTTCTCAGGTGCTGAAGATTTTTTTACAAAAATCCCTTTGTATTTTTTCTTTTTAGGCTTCGGCATTTTTTCGGTAATGGCGTTTAAGTACAATTTTTCCCTTATTCCTTCTCTCGGTTTGTTGAGTTGTTTTTATATGCTATCGCAGCTTGGCCACAAGAACTGGTTGTACTTTGGAATTTGGTTAATAATAGGTTTAATTATTTATTTTGTTTACGGCCGCAGGCACAGTAAATTAGAGCCTTCAAACACATAA
- a CDS encoding MBL fold metallo-hydrolase, whose translation MNVKQLYTNCLAQGAYYISNNGEAVIIDPLRETKPYLDLLKQNNDKLTHIFETHFHADFVSGHVDLAKETGATIVFGPNANTDYKSYIAKDNEEFKIGKLTLKVMHTPGHTLESTTYLLLDETKKPLCIFTGDTLFIGDVGRPDLAIKSDLTTEDLAGMLYDSLRNKIMPLPDDVIVYPAHGAGSACGKNMSKETFDTLGSQKVLNYALRDISKEEFIKELTTGILPAPQYFAKNAALNKSGYQNYNAILEKGSKALSADEFETVMKSLSPLVLDVRKPQEFAGGHIPNSLYIGLDGQFAPWVGTVILDINAPILLVTPEGREEETVMRLSRVGYDNCIGYLKGGIDSWKTAGKKMETIKSIPATEFLEQYQKGYKTLDVRKPGEYESTHLKNAVSEPLDFIYDWADTLDKSHPYMVHCAGGYRSMIAASILKAKGYTNLTDVQGGYGAISKLDAAQKDIATVACSSTAS comes from the coding sequence ATGAACGTAAAACAACTTTATACGAACTGCCTGGCTCAGGGCGCCTATTATATCTCAAACAACGGAGAAGCTGTAATTATTGATCCTTTGCGTGAAACAAAACCTTACCTCGATCTTTTAAAACAGAATAACGATAAGCTCACTCATATTTTTGAAACACATTTTCATGCTGATTTTGTTAGCGGACACGTAGATCTGGCAAAGGAAACCGGAGCAACCATTGTTTTTGGTCCGAATGCAAATACAGATTACAAAAGTTATATTGCAAAAGATAACGAAGAATTTAAGATAGGTAAACTCACCCTAAAAGTGATGCATACTCCGGGCCACACATTAGAATCTACAACTTATTTATTACTGGACGAAACTAAAAAACCACTCTGCATTTTTACAGGAGACACTTTATTTATTGGTGATGTGGGGCGTCCTGACCTTGCCATAAAATCTGACTTAACAACAGAAGATCTTGCCGGCATGCTTTACGATAGTTTAAGAAACAAGATTATGCCTCTTCCGGATGATGTAATCGTGTATCCCGCTCATGGTGCAGGTTCGGCCTGCGGTAAAAACATGAGTAAAGAAACTTTTGATACACTTGGCAGTCAGAAAGTATTAAATTATGCTTTGAGGGATATTTCAAAAGAAGAATTCATTAAAGAACTTACAACCGGAATTTTACCTGCACCTCAGTACTTCGCTAAGAATGCAGCATTAAATAAATCCGGATACCAAAATTATAACGCTATCCTTGAAAAAGGATCTAAAGCTTTATCTGCAGATGAGTTTGAAACAGTGATGAAGAGCTTAAGCCCTTTGGTACTGGACGTTAGAAAACCGCAGGAATTTGCGGGTGGTCATATTCCGAATTCACTTTATATTGGATTAGATGGTCAGTTCGCCCCCTGGGTGGGAACTGTGATTCTCGATATCAACGCTCCCATTTTATTGGTAACCCCAGAAGGCAGAGAAGAAGAAACGGTGATGCGGTTGTCGCGCGTGGGTTATGATAATTGCATCGGCTATTTAAAAGGAGGGATTGATTCCTGGAAAACTGCCGGCAAAAAAATGGAAACTATCAAAAGTATTCCTGCTACTGAATTTTTAGAGCAGTATCAAAAAGGCTACAAAACATTAGACGTACGTAAACCCGGCGAATACGAATCTACACATTTGAAAAATGCAGTCAGCGAGCCTCTTGATTTTATTTACGATTGGGCTGATACTTTAGACAAGTCACATCCTTATATGGTTCATTGCGCCGGCGGTTACCGCAGTATGATTGCGGCTTCTATTCTGAAAGCGAAGGGCTATACAAATCTTACGGATGTACAAGGTGGTTATGGTGCGATCAGTAAACTTGATGCTGCGCAAAAAGACATTGCCACGGTTGCTTGTAGCAGTACTGCTTCTTAA
- a CDS encoding GNAT family N-acetyltransferase: MLYEKKSGAYLFSNDKKKLQIDVIHTYLSKESYWAQNISIELVEKTIAGSECFGIYQGYALIGFARVITDLASFGYLADVFVLEEHRGKGLSKELIAFIMNYEPVTKFRRFMLATKDAHGLYAQFGFTPLAEPGRFMEIKPFETYPV; this comes from the coding sequence ATGCTTTACGAAAAAAAATCAGGCGCTTATCTTTTTAGTAACGACAAGAAAAAACTGCAGATTGACGTTATACACACTTATTTAAGTAAAGAAAGTTATTGGGCGCAAAATATTTCTATAGAGCTCGTAGAAAAAACGATTGCAGGAAGTGAATGTTTTGGAATTTATCAAGGGTATGCACTAATAGGTTTTGCAAGGGTTATTACCGACCTTGCAAGCTTTGGATATCTCGCTGATGTATTTGTTCTGGAAGAACACAGAGGAAAAGGACTTTCAAAAGAACTTATAGCGTTTATTATGAATTATGAACCAGTTACAAAATTCAGGCGTTTTATGCTTGCCACAAAAGACGCTCATGGTTTATATGCACAATTTGGGTTCACCCCATTAGCAGAGCCCGGGCGATTCATGGAAATTAAACCGTTTGAAACTTATCCTGTATAA
- a CDS encoding bifunctional UDP-N-acetylmuramoyl-tripeptide:D-alanyl-D-alanine ligase/alanine racemase, whose protein sequence is MYTLQQIAEITNTKFFGKNNYSVSHYLNDSRGLHSAEETIFIALKTQRNNGHLYIPELIESGLKSFLVAEGEFDYSDFKDSDVSFIVSEDPLHTIQILASYHRQRFSIPVIGITGSHGKTVVKEWLYQLLKNDFAICRSPKSYNSQIGVPLSVLNLNETHTLGIFEAGISKEGEMERLASIIRPTLGVLTSFGSPHDEGFLNREQKMAEKLKLVSSSDKIILSGITKNDAPQNLKIKALFISEHADADLKISFESDTLYLQSSSTNYKFKIPFTDQASIHNIATCVGVLLTMGFQEQVIQSRISLLQPVALRLEIKNGIQNSLLINDYYNSDLDSLKIALNYLQQQNRRLKKIVIVSDIEQSGIPSSALYRKLADLFQQNRIDLVVGIGNEISNHRPLFKANSLFFRDTQEFASQFYLNSFHFSDAGILLKGARSFGFENISKLLQLKSHDTVFEINLNKLTDNINYYRSLLAPKVQMMGMVKAMGYGSGSAEVGRTLQHMGVNYLAVAYADEGVELRASHITLPIMVMNPEEDAFEDIINHRLEPEIYHYKLLKTFVAKLDALGITEPYPVHLKIDTGMHRLGFEEHELIELAALLKQNPLLKVKSVFSHLVGSDNAELDGFTKEQVRIFEKAFQLIEEQLGYSVIKHLCNSGGITRFKQAHYDMVRLGIGMYGIGVNAEEQKQLQNVGTLKTKISQIKKIKAGDTVGYNRNGKISQDTSIATIPIGYADGFSRQLGNANHGVYVNGIFCKTVGNICMDMCMIDITGISCSEGEEVIIFENDKQIAAIAKAMNSISYEVLTNVSGRVKRIYVQE, encoded by the coding sequence ATGTACACGCTCCAGCAAATAGCCGAAATAACCAACACAAAATTTTTCGGAAAGAATAATTATAGTGTTAGTCATTACCTCAACGATAGCCGTGGACTTCATTCTGCAGAAGAAACTATTTTTATCGCTCTGAAAACCCAGCGTAACAACGGACATTTATATATTCCTGAATTAATAGAGAGCGGGCTGAAATCCTTTCTGGTGGCTGAAGGGGAATTTGATTATTCTGATTTTAAAGATTCAGATGTTTCTTTTATTGTTTCTGAAGACCCTTTACATACTATACAAATTTTGGCCTCTTATCACCGTCAACGCTTTTCTATTCCTGTTATTGGAATAACGGGTAGTCATGGAAAAACAGTGGTAAAGGAGTGGCTTTATCAACTTCTAAAAAATGATTTTGCAATTTGTAGGAGTCCAAAAAGCTATAATTCTCAGATTGGTGTGCCTTTAAGTGTTTTAAATTTGAATGAGACACATACGTTAGGCATTTTTGAAGCGGGTATTTCAAAAGAAGGTGAGATGGAAAGGCTAGCCTCGATTATACGTCCAACGCTTGGTGTGCTTACTTCTTTTGGCTCACCGCACGACGAAGGTTTTTTGAATCGTGAGCAAAAGATGGCGGAGAAACTAAAATTGGTTTCCTCGAGCGATAAAATTATTCTTTCAGGAATCACTAAAAATGATGCTCCACAAAATTTAAAGATCAAAGCCCTATTTATTTCTGAGCACGCGGACGCCGATCTCAAAATAAGTTTTGAATCTGATACACTTTATTTACAAAGTTCTTCTACGAACTATAAGTTTAAAATTCCGTTTACTGATCAGGCCTCCATTCATAATATTGCGACCTGTGTGGGAGTTCTTTTAACCATGGGATTTCAAGAACAGGTTATACAATCAAGAATCAGTCTTCTGCAACCAGTAGCATTGCGTCTTGAGATAAAAAATGGAATACAGAATTCGTTGCTTATCAACGATTACTACAATTCAGATCTTGATTCACTTAAAATTGCTCTAAATTATTTACAACAACAAAACCGTCGTCTCAAAAAAATTGTGATCGTTTCAGATATTGAACAGTCCGGCATTCCATCGTCGGCCCTATACCGCAAGCTCGCAGACCTGTTTCAACAAAATAGGATTGATCTTGTTGTAGGTATAGGAAATGAGATCTCAAATCATAGACCACTGTTTAAAGCAAACTCTTTATTTTTTAGAGACACGCAAGAATTTGCCAGTCAGTTTTATCTGAACAGCTTTCATTTCAGTGACGCGGGAATTCTTCTTAAAGGCGCGCGCAGCTTCGGATTTGAAAACATCAGTAAACTCCTGCAATTAAAAAGTCACGATACAGTGTTCGAAATAAATTTGAATAAACTAACGGACAATATAAATTATTACCGATCATTACTTGCTCCAAAAGTGCAGATGATGGGTATGGTAAAAGCTATGGGATATGGAAGTGGCAGTGCCGAGGTAGGCCGAACGCTCCAACACATGGGCGTAAATTACCTCGCTGTAGCCTATGCTGACGAGGGAGTGGAATTAAGAGCTTCTCATATTACACTTCCAATTATGGTTATGAATCCTGAAGAAGATGCCTTTGAAGATATCATAAACCACCGGCTCGAGCCGGAAATTTATCACTATAAGCTTTTAAAGACTTTTGTAGCCAAGTTGGATGCCCTGGGAATTACCGAGCCTTATCCAGTGCATCTGAAGATTGATACAGGCATGCACCGTTTAGGATTTGAAGAACATGAACTTATTGAATTGGCTGCTTTACTAAAACAAAACCCGCTCCTAAAAGTGAAATCGGTTTTTTCACACCTGGTAGGTTCTGACAATGCTGAATTAGATGGTTTTACGAAGGAACAGGTCCGGATTTTCGAAAAAGCATTTCAACTAATAGAAGAACAACTGGGATATTCGGTTATAAAACATCTTTGCAATTCCGGTGGTATAACCCGTTTTAAACAAGCGCATTACGATATGGTGCGTCTTGGAATTGGAATGTATGGAATAGGAGTTAATGCAGAAGAACAAAAACAGTTGCAAAACGTAGGAACACTTAAAACGAAGATTAGCCAGATTAAAAAAATTAAGGCGGGCGATACTGTGGGCTACAATCGTAACGGCAAGATCAGTCAGGATACAAGTATCGCAACCATACCAATAGGTTACGCAGATGGATTTAGCAGACAACTTGGAAATGCGAATCACGGTGTTTATGTAAACGGAATTTTTTGTAAGACTGTAGGAAATATCTGTATGGACATGTGTATGATTGATATCACCGGCATAAGTTGTAGTGAAGGGGAGGAAGTAATTATTTTCGAAAATGACAAGCAGATCGCAGCCATTGCTAAAGCAATGAATTCTATATCCTACGAGGTACTCACAAATGTATCTGGACGAGTTAAACGCATTTATGTTCAGGAATAA
- a CDS encoding aminopeptidase, with translation MKFLTSKKCYGRGYLNNGLSTAEKYIVAELKKQKTFPLFEKNFTQSFYHSVNTFPKACKLSINGKPLKTGEDFIPDPSACSVKGKFTLQKVDSVHFIYSGEQTKISVTLKNKLTYSVGKDVDTFCEVEIDRKKFNEEPKEIEIDIQNKLISDFESKNIGCFINGTSASDSMIVFSAHYDHLGGLGKSTFFPGANDNASGVSVVINLIRYYKEHPPKYKTVFLFFAGEEAGLLGSKFFVESKAIDIYKIKFLINLDLLGTGNDGIMVVNGAVYGKEFMTLTKLNSEQQLLKEIKKRGKASNSDHYWFSEKGVPCFFIYTMGGVTFYHDVYDVEKTLPLTEYVDVFKLITQFTNTL, from the coding sequence ATAAAATTCCTTACCTCTAAAAAATGTTATGGGCGGGGGTATTTAAACAATGGTCTGTCTACTGCAGAAAAATATATTGTTGCTGAATTAAAAAAGCAAAAGACATTCCCCTTATTCGAAAAAAATTTCACTCAATCTTTTTACCACTCCGTTAATACCTTTCCAAAAGCCTGTAAACTCAGTATTAACGGCAAGCCTCTGAAAACCGGAGAGGATTTTATACCAGACCCTTCCGCGTGCTCAGTGAAGGGGAAGTTTACTTTACAAAAAGTAGATTCTGTTCATTTTATTTATTCTGGCGAGCAGACAAAAATTTCTGTAACGCTGAAAAACAAGCTGACTTATAGTGTAGGAAAAGACGTTGACACATTTTGCGAAGTGGAAATAGATCGAAAAAAATTTAACGAAGAACCTAAAGAAATCGAAATAGACATTCAGAATAAACTTATCTCAGATTTCGAAAGTAAAAACATTGGCTGTTTTATAAATGGCACCTCTGCTTCCGATTCCATGATTGTTTTTTCAGCGCATTACGACCATTTGGGAGGTCTTGGCAAATCTACTTTTTTTCCCGGTGCTAATGACAATGCCAGTGGGGTGAGTGTTGTGATTAATCTCATTCGTTACTACAAAGAACATCCACCGAAATATAAAACTGTATTTTTGTTTTTTGCAGGTGAAGAAGCCGGCCTTTTGGGATCTAAATTTTTTGTGGAGAGCAAAGCCATAGATATTTATAAAATAAAATTTCTCATAAACCTTGATCTGCTGGGCACAGGTAATGACGGGATAATGGTTGTAAACGGAGCAGTTTACGGCAAAGAATTTATGACGCTGACTAAACTCAACAGCGAACAACAACTTCTGAAAGAAATTAAAAAACGCGGTAAAGCCTCAAATAGCGATCACTATTGGTTTTCGGAAAAAGGCGTTCCCTGTTTCTTTATTTATACCATGGGTGGTGTGACGTTCTATCACGATGTTTATGACGTGGAGAAAACATTGCCACTCACGGAATATGTGGATGTTTTTAAATTGATTACTCAATTTACAAATACACTCTGA